Proteins encoded within one genomic window of Humulus lupulus chromosome 1, drHumLupu1.1, whole genome shotgun sequence:
- the LOC133791051 gene encoding protein phosphatase 2C 32, producing MGNGTSRVVGCFVPFHGKNGVDLEFLEPLDEGLGHSFCYVRPSILESPAITPSTSERFTVDSSTLDSETLSGSFRHELWEDQPSRPNKCFPETTFKAISGASVSANVSTARTGNQTALFATDVLEPAASFESTSSFAAIPLQPAPHCSGPLNGFMSGPLERGYASGPLDRNGAGFMSGPIEKGVMSGPIDSTDKANFSAPLARSRRRQGLHRLMRSVSGPMKSTLSRTFSKHSMGSGWMQRLFLHPMTQLTWHPKEPKFRPDFSRNCPDGGPSEGEYRNTHNLQWAHGKAGEDRVHVVLSEEQGWLFIGIYDGFSGPDAPDFLMSHLYRAMDKELEGLLWDYEDKPPSDPLNLETTAGCSSREDKPSQVISCHLVESCSMDNSGFEASSSEIVEEEDKGTINVEQQLPNCEKTNISGAPTASITGQERKSKRLYELLQMEPWGEQCSFPISVLGDKQRKECQPSSNSLGSGQSSQEGQLISSSSNTKGECSNHRCGEPTTSGLGGQIEVDYDHQDALPSLSGERQNPGLLFLSSKIRKMYRKQKSLRKKLFRWSYDWHREETCANEKMAEQLGPTRRCKAGTVDHDLVLKAMAQALERTEEAYMEMVEEALDKNPELALMGSCVLVMLMKDQDVYVMNLGDSRVILAQERPNDRHPNPSFVKDDVRHGNRSRESLVRMELDRISEESPMHNHNSQVNKLNKNREISICRLKMRAVQLSTDHSTNVEEEVIRIKAEHPDDNQAVFNDRVKGQLKVTRAFGAGFLKRPTCNEALLEMFRVEYVGNAPYVSCIPNVIHHRLSSSDRFLVLSSDGLYQFFSNEEVVAHVTWFMENVPEGDPAQYLIAELLFRAAKKNGMDFHELLDIPQGDRRKYHDDVYVMVVSLEGRIWRSSG from the exons CTCGAATCTCCTGCCAttactccctcaacctctgaaagGTTCACTGTTGATTCCAGCACTCTCGATTCTGAAACGTTAAGTGGGTCTTTCAGACATGAACTCTGGGAAGATCAACCCTCCAGACCAAACAAGTGCTTCCCAGAAACCACTTTCAAAGCCATCTCTGGTGCTTCCGTCAGTGCCAATGTTTCCACTGCTCGCACTGGTAACCAAACTGCATTGTTTGCCACTGATGTCCTAGAGCCGGCTGCGTCCTTTGAGAGCACCTCCTCCTTTGCTGCCATCCCTTTGCAGCCTGCTCCTCATTGCTCTGGACCCTTGAATGGCTTTATGTCCGGACCCCTTGAAAGAGGTTATGCTTCCGGTCCTTTAGACAGGAACGGTGCTGGTTTCATGTCTGGTCCCATTGAGAAGGGGGTAATGTCTGGTCCTATTGATTCTACTGACAAGGCTAACTTCTCTGCCCCTCTTGCTCGCAGCCGTCGAAGACAAGGCCTCCACCGTCTTATGAGGAGTGTGAGTGGGCCAATGAAGAGCACTCTTTCTAGGACTTTTTCTAAGCATTCCATGGGGTCTGGTTGGATGCAGCGGTTGTTCTTGCACCCAATGACTCAATTAACCTGGCATCCTAAAGAACCAAAGTTTCGTCCTGACTTTTCTCGCAACTGCCCTGATGGAGGACCATCTGAAGGGGAGTACAGAAATACTCACAACTTGCAATGGGCTCATGGAAAGGCTGGTGAGGATCGGGTACATGTTGTGCTCTCTGAAGAACAGGGTTGGTTGTTTATAGGAATATATGATGGCTTTAGTGGGCCAGATGCACCAGATTTTTTGATGAGCCATCTTTACAGAGCAATGGATAAGGAACTGGAAGGACTGCTTTGGGATTATGAAGATAAGCCTCCAAGTGATCCATTAAATCTTGAGACCACTGCAGGGTGCAGCAGTAGGGAGGACAAGCCAAGTCAAGTAATTTCATGTCATTTAGTAGAATCATGTAGTATGGATAATTCTGGCTTTGAAGCATCTTCCTCTGAAATAGTTGAGGAAGAGGACAAAGGCACGATTAATGTAGAACAGCAATTACCTAATTGTGAAAAAACGAACATCTCTGGTGCTCCAACTGCAAGCATAACTGGTCAGGAAAGAAAAAGCAAGCGTCTTTATGAGTTACTTCAGATGGAACCTTGGGGTGAACAATGTTCTTTTCCAATTTCGGTACTGGGTGATAAGCAACGAAAGGAGTGTCAGCCAAGTTCAAATTCTTTGGGTTCTGGACAATCTTCACAAGAGGGACAACTAATATCTAGCTCATCGAATACAAAGGGAGAGTGTTCTAACCATCGGTGTGGAGAACCCACTACTTCCGGATTAGGTGGACAGATAGAGGTTGATTATGACCATCAAGATGCTTTACCTTCTCTTTCAGGGGAAAGGCAGAATCCTGGATTGCTCTTTCTCAGTTCAAAGATTAGAAAAATGTACAGAAAGCAGAAATCCTTGCGTAAAAAGCTTTTTCGTTGGAGTTATGATTGGCACAGAGAAGAAACTTGTGCTAATGAAAAAATGGCAGAACAATTAGGACCTACTAGGAGATGCAAAGCAGGTACTGTTGATCATGATTTAGTTTTAAAAGCAATGGCACAAGCACTTGAACGGACTGAAGAGGCATATATGGAAATGGTGGAGGAGGCTCTTGATAAAAACCCAGAACTTGCTTTGATGGGTTCATGTGTTCTTGTAATGTTAATGAAGGATCAAGATGTGTATGTCATGAACCTTGGGGATAGCCGAGTGATCTTGGCACAAGAAAGACCGAATGATCGTCATCCTAATCCAAGTTTTGTGAAGGATGACGTGAGGCATGGGAATAGATCCAGGGAGTCATTGGTCCGTATGGAGCTTGATCGGATATCAGAGGAGTCTCCAATGCATAATCACAACAGTCAAGTAAACAAGCTAAACAAAAATAGGGAGATTTCCATCTGCAGATTAAAGATGAGGGCAGTGCAGCTCTCCACTGATCACAGCACAAACGTTGAGGAG GAAGTTATCAGGATAAAGGCAGAGCATCCTGATGACAACCAGGCCGTATTCAATGATAGAGTGAAGGGACAATTAAAAGTCACCAGAGCCTTCGGTGCTGGGTTCTTGAAGAGG CCAACTTGTAATGAAGCTCTTTTAGAAATGTTTCGAGTTGAATATGTGGGAAATGCTCCTTATGTCAGCTGCATTCCAAATGTCATTCACCATCGACTTTCTTCTAGTGATCGATTCTTGGTACTCTCCTCGGATGGGCTTTACCAATTCTTCAGCAATGAAGAGGTAGTTGCCCATGTTACATGGTTCATGGAAAACGTCCCCGAAGGTGATCCTGCACAATACCTCATTGCCGAGCTTCTTTTTCGTGCTGCCAAAAAGAATG GAATGGATTTTCATGAATTGCTTGATATTCCTCAAGGGGATCGACGTAAATATCATGACGATGTATATGTGATGGTGGTTTCACTGGAGGGAAGGATTTGGAGGTCATCTGGATAA